The following proteins are co-located in the Podarcis raffonei isolate rPodRaf1 chromosome 5, rPodRaf1.pri, whole genome shotgun sequence genome:
- the LOC128414426 gene encoding nuclear body protein SP140-like protein isoform X1, with protein sequence MEISLAIRDPFPFLCGLRDKNIISEEDFQNLQDWVTANPNDIQRMVYDVLESIQGNLSAIEEIFCSSNLAAYQDLQPLYESLENGTQEQSLDFEGTTLPVTCGTAQGILHTDIFATGVSRKSIESPNGKWLTPSQFESEGGRKHWKWWRRSIQCGTTSLDTLIKRGLLPEPPQNSSRTTMSEHDDVCIVCKKEDSRICCSSFPRCFHEDCHIPKISAEKSMSAPGTSDEIFWWFRSHKIQISLAIKDTFPFLYLLRDKKRISEEDFKKWCDKVIAEPNDISKVVYDVLESIQTNVLAIKEIFCKENLEAYQNLQPLYESLENVLQHAQNSPVAEPGSSKVLQGEMKKPASPGEQQRKGMQNNEIQDLSVEVRTLKVCCGRSKGVFYKKRFIAGVSRKCIKGSDGRWFTPLEFKAKGGYKSSKGWRRCIRFGGISLEALIKWGEILKPQPESSRMQKPDDLCAVCCEERGH encoded by the exons ATGGAGATTTCTCTTGCAATTAGAGACCCGTTTCCTTTTCTCTGTGGCCTGCGAGACAAGAATATAATCTCTGAAGAAGATTTTCAG AATTTGCAAGATTGGGTAACTGCAAATCCAAATGATATTCAAAGAATGGTGTACGATGTCCTTGAGAGTATTCAGGGCAATCTGTCAGCAATAGAGGAGATCTTCTGCAGCAGTAACCTGGCAGCATATCAAGACTTACAGCCACTATATGAAAGCCTAGAAAATG GGACACAAGAGCAAAGTCTGGATTTCGAGGGCACGACACTGCCCGTAACCTGTGGAACAGCACAAGGCATTTTACATACAGACATATTTGCAACAG GAGTTTCAAGAAAAAGTATTGAGAGTCCCAATGGAAAGTGGCTCACGCCATCACAATTTGAGAGTGAAGGAGGACGTAAACACTGGAAATGGTGGAGGAGAAGTATCCAATGTGGGACGACTTCATTAGACACATTAATAAAG AGGGGACTGCTACCTGAGCCACCACAAAATTCCAGCAGGACGACGATG TCTGAACATGATGATGTATGTATTGTGTGTAAGAAAGAAGATTCACGGATATGCTGCAGTTCATTTCCCAGATGCTTTCATGAAGATTGCCATATTCCGAAAATATCTGCTGAGAAAAG CATGTCTGCTCCAGGTACTTCAGATGAAATTTTTTGGTGGTTCAGATCCCataaaatacagatttctttGGCAATCAAAGATACTTTTCCTTTTCTCTATCTCCTACGAGACAAGAAAAGAATCTCCGAAGAAGATTTTAAG AAATGGTGTGATAAGGTAATTGCAGAACCAAATGATATTTCTAAAGTGGTATACGATGTCCTTGAAAGCATTCAGACTAATGTGTTAGCAATAAAGGAGATCTTCTGCAAGGAGAACCTGGAAGCATATCAAAATTTACAGCCATTATACGAAAGCCTAGAAAATG TTCTCCAGCATGCTCAGAATAGTCCTGTCGCAGAACCTGGGAGCAGCAAAGTACTCCAGGGAGAAATGAAGAAACCTGCGTCCCCTGGGGAGCAACAGA GAAAAGGCATGCAGAATAATGAAATACAAGATTTGAGTGTTGAGGTCCGAACACTGAAAGTATGCTGTGGAAGAAGTAAAGGTGTTTTCTATAAGAAAAGATTCATAGCAG GAGTTTCAAGGAAATGTATCAAGGGTTCCGATGGAAGATGGTTCACACCGTTAGAATTTAAGGCTAAAGGAGGATATAAAAGTTCAAAAGGCTGGAGAAGGTGTATCCGCTTTGGCGGGATTTCCTTAGAAGCATTAATCAAG TGGGGAGAAATACTGAAGCCACAACCGGAATCCTCAAGAATGCAGAAG CCAGATGACctatgtgctgtgtgctgtgagGAGAGAGGTCACTGA
- the LOC128414426 gene encoding nuclear body protein SP140-like protein isoform X2: MEISLAIRDPFPFLCGLRDKNIISEEDFQNLQDWVTANPNDIQRMVYDVLESIQGNLSAIEEIFCSSNLAAYQDLQPLYESLENGTQEQSLDFEGTTLPVTCGTAQGILHTDIFATGVSRKSIESPNGKWLTPSQFESEGGRKHWKWWRRSIQCGTTSLDTLIKRGLLPEPPQNSSRTTMSEHDDVCIVCKKEDSRICCSSFPRCFHEDCHIPKISAEKSMSAPGTSDEIFWWFRSHKIQISLAIKDTFPFLYLLRDKKRISEEDFKKWCDKVIAEPNDISKVVYDVLESIQTNVLAIKEIFCKENLEAYQNLQPLYESLENVLQHAQNSPVAEPGSSKVLQGEMKKPASPGEQQRKGMQNNEIQDLSVEVRTLKVCCGRSKGVFYKKRFIAGVSRKCIKGSDGRWFTPLEFKAKGGYKSSKGWRRCIRFGGISLEALIKPDDLCAVCCEERGH; encoded by the exons ATGGAGATTTCTCTTGCAATTAGAGACCCGTTTCCTTTTCTCTGTGGCCTGCGAGACAAGAATATAATCTCTGAAGAAGATTTTCAG AATTTGCAAGATTGGGTAACTGCAAATCCAAATGATATTCAAAGAATGGTGTACGATGTCCTTGAGAGTATTCAGGGCAATCTGTCAGCAATAGAGGAGATCTTCTGCAGCAGTAACCTGGCAGCATATCAAGACTTACAGCCACTATATGAAAGCCTAGAAAATG GGACACAAGAGCAAAGTCTGGATTTCGAGGGCACGACACTGCCCGTAACCTGTGGAACAGCACAAGGCATTTTACATACAGACATATTTGCAACAG GAGTTTCAAGAAAAAGTATTGAGAGTCCCAATGGAAAGTGGCTCACGCCATCACAATTTGAGAGTGAAGGAGGACGTAAACACTGGAAATGGTGGAGGAGAAGTATCCAATGTGGGACGACTTCATTAGACACATTAATAAAG AGGGGACTGCTACCTGAGCCACCACAAAATTCCAGCAGGACGACGATG TCTGAACATGATGATGTATGTATTGTGTGTAAGAAAGAAGATTCACGGATATGCTGCAGTTCATTTCCCAGATGCTTTCATGAAGATTGCCATATTCCGAAAATATCTGCTGAGAAAAG CATGTCTGCTCCAGGTACTTCAGATGAAATTTTTTGGTGGTTCAGATCCCataaaatacagatttctttGGCAATCAAAGATACTTTTCCTTTTCTCTATCTCCTACGAGACAAGAAAAGAATCTCCGAAGAAGATTTTAAG AAATGGTGTGATAAGGTAATTGCAGAACCAAATGATATTTCTAAAGTGGTATACGATGTCCTTGAAAGCATTCAGACTAATGTGTTAGCAATAAAGGAGATCTTCTGCAAGGAGAACCTGGAAGCATATCAAAATTTACAGCCATTATACGAAAGCCTAGAAAATG TTCTCCAGCATGCTCAGAATAGTCCTGTCGCAGAACCTGGGAGCAGCAAAGTACTCCAGGGAGAAATGAAGAAACCTGCGTCCCCTGGGGAGCAACAGA GAAAAGGCATGCAGAATAATGAAATACAAGATTTGAGTGTTGAGGTCCGAACACTGAAAGTATGCTGTGGAAGAAGTAAAGGTGTTTTCTATAAGAAAAGATTCATAGCAG GAGTTTCAAGGAAATGTATCAAGGGTTCCGATGGAAGATGGTTCACACCGTTAGAATTTAAGGCTAAAGGAGGATATAAAAGTTCAAAAGGCTGGAGAAGGTGTATCCGCTTTGGCGGGATTTCCTTAGAAGCATTAATCAAG CCAGATGACctatgtgctgtgtgctgtgagGAGAGAGGTCACTGA
- the LOC128414427 gene encoding nuclear body protein SP140-like protein isoform X1, translating to MSALGTSGEILEWFRANKMQISAAIKDSFPFFFILRDKKIISEEQFKICSEQVSSNANALQRVVYSVLESIANNVSAVKEIFCPENLEAYQNLKPIYESLKNVLQHATNSFATGPGSKNILQTKKNNSEFSVPKGFSFLPIPKFDQEMAEPYKKKYFSEGEASTSYQGLKVAGATESMAKMSPGPTNTCLKMGGTPKGKGIQNIKKDKPVVQGSTVVVTCGKTKGVLYKEKLATGATQKCIKNFKGTWFTPQEFLIEGEIGGTNWRRSIRYQGAPLETLIKDGMLPEPARTTPGKNKPTDGICDVCMEDGSDICCSSCNKSFHLSCHVPEELAVKRFWKCTFCKWKGNLYYKEDQVLKWKMGAKQKNTCEFLLLKTWCEPEGAVFADEPVTIQTCDDNYPNNPMWLKRIKEKLHLNHYETVGDFIADMRLMFSNFLTFHQGQDVAEDGRKLQNEFEKSFREAFSICN from the exons ATGTCTGCTCTAGGTACTTCGGGTGAAATTTTGGAATGGTTCAGAGCCAATAAAATGCAGATTTCTGCTGCTATCAAGGactcatttccctttttctttatcCTGCGAGACAAGAAAATAATATCTGAGGAGCAGTTTAAG aTTTGTTCTGAGCAGGTATCGTCAAATGCAAATGCTCTTCAAAGAGTGGTATACAGTGTACTTGAAAGCATTGCAAACAATGTGTCAGCAGTAAAGGAGATTTTCTGCCCAGAGAACCTGGAAGCATATCAAAATTTAAAGCCAATATATGAAAGCCTAAAAAATG TTCTCCAGCATGCTACAAATAGCTTTGCCACAGGACCTGGGAGCAAGAACATACTCCAGACAAAGAAGAACAATTCTGAATTCTCTGTACCGAAAG GTTTTTCCTTTCTCCCTATACCCAAGTTTGATCAAGAAATGGCAGaaccttataaaaaaaaatatttttcagaggGAGAAGCCTCAACTAGCTATCAAG gactGAAAGTTGCTGGTGCGACAGAAAGCATGGCAAAAATGTCTCCAGGACCAACTAACACCTGTTTGAAAATGGGTGGTACTCCGAAAG GAAAAGGgatacaaaatattaaaaaagacAAGCCGGTTGTCCAGGGCTCAACAGTGGTTGTTACTTGTGGAAAAACTAAAGGTGTTTTATATAAGGAAAAATTGGCAACAG GAGCTACACAGAAATGTATCAAGAATTTTAAGGGAACATGGTTCACACCACAAGAATTTCTGATTGAAGGAGAAATTGGAGGTACAAACTGGAGAAGAAGTATCCGCTATCAGGGGGCTCCTTTAGAAACATTAATAAAG GATGGCATGCTACCTGAGCCAGCACGAACTACCCCAGGGAAAAATAAG ccAACAGATGGCATATGTGATGTGTGTATGGAAGACGGGTCTGATATATGCTGCAGTTCATGCAATAAATCATTTCATCTTTCTTGCCATGTTCCAGAAGAATTGGCTGTGAAAAG GTTTTGGAAATGCACCTTTTGCAAATGGAAAGGTAACCTTTACTACAAAGAAGACCAGGTTTTAAAGTGGAAAATGGGTGCCAAGCAAAAAAAT ACATGTGAGTTCTTGCTCCTAAAGACCTGGTGTGAGCCTGAAGGTGCTGTTTTTGCTGATGAACCAGTCACA ATCCAAACATGTGATGATAACTATCCAAATAACCCTATGTGGCTCAAGAGGATTAAAGAGAAGCTGCATTTAAACCACTACGAAACAGTGGGGGATTTCATTGCTGATATGCGTCTGATGTTCAGCAATTTTCTGACGTTTCATCAA GGCCAGGATGTTGCAGAAGATGGAAGAAAACTGCAAAATGAATTTGAAAAGAGCTTCCGAGAAGCGTTTTCTATTTGTAATTAG
- the LOC128414427 gene encoding nuclear body protein SP140-like protein isoform X2 codes for MSLAPTLCQHSCHLLLPCMPHTHPKQKAAGEQKAVEERSGQRRAGMEVVVRVSQWAVLQHATNSFATGPGSKNILQTKKNNSEFSVPKGFSFLPIPKFDQEMAEPYKKKYFSEGEASTSYQGLKVAGATESMAKMSPGPTNTCLKMGGTPKGKGIQNIKKDKPVVQGSTVVVTCGKTKGVLYKEKLATGATQKCIKNFKGTWFTPQEFLIEGEIGGTNWRRSIRYQGAPLETLIKDGMLPEPARTTPGKNKPTDGICDVCMEDGSDICCSSCNKSFHLSCHVPEELAVKRFWKCTFCKWKGNLYYKEDQVLKWKMGAKQKNTCEFLLLKTWCEPEGAVFADEPVTIQTCDDNYPNNPMWLKRIKEKLHLNHYETVGDFIADMRLMFSNFLTFHQGQDVAEDGRKLQNEFEKSFREAFSICN; via the exons ATGTCACTAGCGCCTACTCTTTGTCAGCACTCTTGTCACCTGCTCCTCCCCTGTATGCCACACACCCACCCCAAGCAGAAGGCAGCAGGGGAGCAGAAGGCCGTAGAGGAGAGGAGTGGGCAGCGGAGAGCAGGGATGGAGGTGGTGGTGAGGGTGTCACAATGGGCag TTCTCCAGCATGCTACAAATAGCTTTGCCACAGGACCTGGGAGCAAGAACATACTCCAGACAAAGAAGAACAATTCTGAATTCTCTGTACCGAAAG GTTTTTCCTTTCTCCCTATACCCAAGTTTGATCAAGAAATGGCAGaaccttataaaaaaaaatatttttcagaggGAGAAGCCTCAACTAGCTATCAAG gactGAAAGTTGCTGGTGCGACAGAAAGCATGGCAAAAATGTCTCCAGGACCAACTAACACCTGTTTGAAAATGGGTGGTACTCCGAAAG GAAAAGGgatacaaaatattaaaaaagacAAGCCGGTTGTCCAGGGCTCAACAGTGGTTGTTACTTGTGGAAAAACTAAAGGTGTTTTATATAAGGAAAAATTGGCAACAG GAGCTACACAGAAATGTATCAAGAATTTTAAGGGAACATGGTTCACACCACAAGAATTTCTGATTGAAGGAGAAATTGGAGGTACAAACTGGAGAAGAAGTATCCGCTATCAGGGGGCTCCTTTAGAAACATTAATAAAG GATGGCATGCTACCTGAGCCAGCACGAACTACCCCAGGGAAAAATAAG ccAACAGATGGCATATGTGATGTGTGTATGGAAGACGGGTCTGATATATGCTGCAGTTCATGCAATAAATCATTTCATCTTTCTTGCCATGTTCCAGAAGAATTGGCTGTGAAAAG GTTTTGGAAATGCACCTTTTGCAAATGGAAAGGTAACCTTTACTACAAAGAAGACCAGGTTTTAAAGTGGAAAATGGGTGCCAAGCAAAAAAAT ACATGTGAGTTCTTGCTCCTAAAGACCTGGTGTGAGCCTGAAGGTGCTGTTTTTGCTGATGAACCAGTCACA ATCCAAACATGTGATGATAACTATCCAAATAACCCTATGTGGCTCAAGAGGATTAAAGAGAAGCTGCATTTAAACCACTACGAAACAGTGGGGGATTTCATTGCTGATATGCGTCTGATGTTCAGCAATTTTCTGACGTTTCATCAA GGCCAGGATGTTGCAGAAGATGGAAGAAAACTGCAAAATGAATTTGAAAAGAGCTTCCGAGAAGCGTTTTCTATTTGTAATTAG